The Leucoraja erinacea ecotype New England chromosome 29, Leri_hhj_1, whole genome shotgun sequence genome has a window encoding:
- the mrpl34 gene encoding 39S ribosomal protein L34, mitochondrial — protein sequence MSSLRALAGRCRWQPAQCLVPTISPNPSHRTVCSSALCQPSGLLYPPAGQRTVMAGGFAPWSFPWSRQQVRTKKRGTEYQPKFIKRLRTHGWQRRISTRAGIELILRRMLKGRKSLTH from the exons ATGAGCTCTCTGCGGGCGCTGGCGGGGAGATGCAG ATGGCAGCCAGCACAGTGCTTGGTTCCCACCATTTCACCGAACCCCAGCCACCGGACAGTGTGTAGCTCCGCTCTATGCCAGCCATCTGGCCTCCTGTACCCTCCCGCAGGGCAACGAACGGTCATGGCTGGTGGCTTTGCCCCCTGGAGCTTCCCCTGGAGCCGGCAGCAGGTCCGCACGAAGAAGCGGGGCACCGAGTACCAGCCGAAGTTCATCAAGCGACTGCGGACACACGGCTGGCAGAGGCGCATCAGCACCCGTGCCGGCATCGAGCTGATCTTGCGCAGGATGCTGAAAGGTCGGAAATCGCTGACCCACTGA